In the Aggregatilinea lenta genome, AGGCGCGCGTTGACGCCGGTCGTGCCCTTGCGCTCGTCACACTCGTTGATGCGGTGGACCACCACGACATCGGCGTTCACCTTGTGCAGGTAATGCAGGATGTCCTGGTCGTTATAGGCGGAGATCTTCAGGGTGGCGCGCGGCTCGGTCAGCAGGATGATGTCCAGATCGGCGGCGTTCAGGTCGAACACGACCGTGTGCCCGAGCGCGCGCAGATGATCGACCAGCGCGTGGCCGAACTGGTTGCCGCCGCCCCACGGGCCAGGCTGCAAATTCATCCCGATGCTGATCTTCATGCCGTGTATTCCTTAAAGCCCGATCCGCCGCCGGAGTTTGCCCAGCGTATGCCGCACGTCGAGCCACAGACCGTCCAGCGGCCCGGTCTTCTTCCGCGCCGCGATGCGCTCGTACTCGTCCCGCGCAACCGAATCGAGCACGATGAAGCCCGCGTCACGCAGCATCCGGGCCAGCTCACCGGGCGCGAAGTTATAGACGTGCGCGTACCGCAGGCTGATCGCTTCGAGCGGAATCTCGATGTGGATCGCGCCGCGCTCGCCCAGGATGGTGTGGAACTCGCGCAGCACCTTCGTCGGATCGTACGTGTGCTCCAGCACGTGATAGGCGAAGATCGCGTCGAAGGAACCCGGCGCGTACGTCTGCGACAGGGTGTGCGCGTCGCCCAGCTTCACGTCGAAGCCGTTCTTCTGGCACCACAACACGTTGAGCTTGACCACGTCCATGCCGGACACGCGCCGGTAACCGCGATCGTTCAGGAAGTAGATCAACTGCCCGTTGCGCGAGCCGATGTCGAGGATGCGCGACTCAGGCGTGAGCGGCACGAAGCGCGTGAAGTGATCCAGCCGCCCGGCGTTCATCTCCGCGTGCGTGGTTGTGCCGACTTCGGGGCTGTCGAAGATCCATTCGTCGCTGTCCGGGCTGGCAGGCCGGGACGCCCCGCGCGACAGTTGCAGGTCGTAATAAACCTGCATGTCGGTGGGCAGCAGGCGCTTGCCGCCGTCTGTCTCCACGAAGCGATCGGTCGCGGCGCGCGGCTTCCACACGACTTGCGCCTCGCCGGACTCGCTCTGTTCCCAGTCCACCGCCTCGCGTGAGAGGCGCTCGATCTCGGCGCGGATCTGCGCATCAATGTCGGAATTGGGTGTCGTGCTCATAAGACGTTCCTTCATTCAGGGTATTCGCTGGCGCAGCAAACGGCGCAGACGGCGCACGGCGCGCCGCGCGGGATGCGCGGGCGGCGCTGCCGGAGCAGGTGCAGGCGGCTGGTAACGGTCGAGCAGCAGGTGCGAGACAAAATCGGGACGGCTGGCCGCCGCAATCGCGCGCCCGGTCGGGTCGAGCGGCTCATCCGAAATATGCTTGACGTTGAACTTGCGCACGTAGTATTCGCGGATGTAGTCCCAATCAAAGCCGGTCGGGGCGTTCGGGTTAAGCTCCGCGTAAAAGCGCGTGAACTCTTTGAAATCCACCAGATCCTGCGGCGTGCGCTCCATCGGGCAGTCCACGATGGCGACGTCGTCGTGCGCGCGGAAGTCGGCGCTCTCGATGCGGACGGTCTCGCCCGTGTCGCGCTGCGCGAGCGAATCCGGCGAGAACGTGTACGGGTTGTCGATGCGCAGATTCACGATCCAGGGCACGCGCACATCGGCGTGAAACAGGCGGTCATGAAGCTGGTACTTTTTGTACAGCCAGTCGTAGGGCCGCCCGTCGTCCAGCATGCGCTGCGCCACGCCGCGCAGCGGGTCCATCGCGCCGTCCTGCACGTACTGGCTGATGTGGATCGAGATGCCCACGTCCATGCCGTCGCGCCGGGCGTGCTCCATCATGCGCGTGACGTTGCGCGTGATCTGGAAGATCTCATGCATCTCGTCGCCGTGCTCGTCCTGCGCGAACCACGTCTCCGGCCCGGCGATGTACTCGACGTTAGGGAACGTCTCAAGGATCGTATCGATCTGCGCGCGGTTGCGCGTCGAGGAGCACAGGTACACCTTCGTCCCAAAGGTCGTCAGGCTGCGCAGGATCGGCAGCGTATTGTACTGGTAGCCGAAGCGATCCAGCGGGCCGATGGGGCAGAGAATGCCGATCTTCACGGTGTGTCCTCGTGATGTGCCATACGTGCAAGAGTCTTTCCGAGGTTCTGCGCGCCCGGCGCGCGCTCAAACGGCGTGCGGCTGGACCGGGTG is a window encoding:
- a CDS encoding class I SAM-dependent methyltransferase — translated: MSTTPNSDIDAQIRAEIERLSREAVDWEQSESGEAQVVWKPRAATDRFVETDGGKRLLPTDMQVYYDLQLSRGASRPASPDSDEWIFDSPEVGTTTHAEMNAGRLDHFTRFVPLTPESRILDIGSRNGQLIYFLNDRGYRRVSGMDVVKLNVLWCQKNGFDVKLGDAHTLSQTYAPGSFDAIFAYHVLEHTYDPTKVLREFHTILGERGAIHIEIPLEAISLRYAHVYNFAPGELARMLRDAGFIVLDSVARDEYERIAARKKTGPLDGLWLDVRHTLGKLRRRIGL